A genomic segment from Methanolobus zinderi encodes:
- a CDS encoding Rieske (2Fe-2S) protein — MPEKSWFFAMKENELNEGKIGFARVKGTPVILVKKDDTIYSLYGKCLHMGCRLSKGNFIDDYTLKCGCHGWEYDIRSGKHNGDDNTALEIYENKIEDGKILVLL; from the coding sequence ATGCCGGAGAAATCCTGGTTCTTTGCAATGAAGGAAAATGAACTGAATGAGGGAAAAATAGGTTTTGCCAGGGTAAAAGGCACTCCTGTTATTCTTGTAAAGAAGGATGATACTATCTATTCCCTATATGGCAAATGTCTTCATATGGGCTGTCGCCTGTCCAAGGGAAATTTCATCGATGACTATACGTTAAAATGTGGTTGTCATGGCTGGGAATATGATATAAGATCCGGCAAGCATAATGGTGATGATAATACTGCTCTTGAAATTTATGAAAATAAAATAGAAGACGGGAAAATCCTGGTCCTGCTTTAA
- a CDS encoding Rieske (2Fe-2S) protein, with product MASWIFAINENEINDGENKPLLLEGNAILLARQEGNYYAMSNKCPHMGCPFSKGTMEGFIVKCPCHDWEFDIRNGEFLTASEIKNPVYDTKISEGQVFVNMEGDH from the coding sequence TTGGCTTCATGGATCTTTGCAATAAATGAGAATGAAATTAATGACGGTGAGAATAAGCCGTTACTTCTTGAAGGTAATGCGATACTTCTGGCCAGACAGGAGGGAAACTATTACGCGATGTCCAATAAATGTCCACATATGGGCTGTCCTTTTTCAAAAGGGACCATGGAAGGTTTCATTGTAAAATGTCCCTGCCATGACTGGGAATTCGATATCAGAAACGGAGAGTTTCTCACTGCATCGGAGATTAAGAATCCTGTATATGATACTAAGATCTCTGAAGGTCAGGTTTTTGTTAATATGGAAGGTGATCATTAA
- a CDS encoding glutaredoxin family protein: protein MKKIMMYTLSTCPWCMRAKKFFREKDIPFEYIDYDKADEETRKSIQEDCKAHGEEMSFPFVKTGEDVVVGYNPEKYSKLLKS from the coding sequence ATGAAGAAGATAATGATGTATACTCTGAGTACCTGTCCCTGGTGTATGAGGGCGAAGAAATTTTTCCGGGAAAAGGATATTCCCTTTGAGTATATCGATTACGATAAAGCCGATGAAGAAACCCGAAAGTCTATTCAGGAAGACTGCAAGGCTCATGGTGAGGAGATGTCCTTCCCTTTTGTCAAGACCGGAGAAGATGTAGTGGTAGGCTATAACCCTGAGAAATATTCAAAATTGCTGAAATCATGA
- a CDS encoding ferredoxin-thioredoxin reductase catalytic domain-containing protein, which translates to MDTEKRKEQLRNMFQPLIESLGYKYSPDEELVDFLLEQEVNLEKEKGSPYCPCQGLTGEREHDMKLVCPCIPFHREHFDAMRRCWCGLYVHKDVDNPDDLPQISRKEFEQSRNKE; encoded by the coding sequence ATGGATACTGAAAAGCGAAAAGAACAACTCAGAAATATGTTCCAGCCACTTATTGAGTCTCTGGGATATAAATACAGTCCTGATGAGGAACTGGTTGATTTCCTGCTTGAGCAGGAAGTAAATCTGGAAAAGGAAAAGGGAAGTCCATACTGTCCCTGTCAGGGATTGACCGGAGAGCGGGAACACGATATGAAACTGGTATGTCCCTGTATACCTTTCCACAGGGAGCACTTTGACGCAATGAGGCGTTGCTGGTGCGGTCTTTATGTTCATAAGGATGTTGACAATCCTGATGACCTTCCTCAGATATCAAGGAAGGAATTTGAGCAGTCAAGAAATAAGGAGTGA
- a CDS encoding nitroreductase family protein — protein sequence MVGEENEVIRNIKTRRSVRDYTDKQVSEESINTIIDAGIHAPTGFGSEPWFFVVIQNREMMQRMSDYCKPKLLSQLEDVPSDNVTEFKKMLKKEEFDIFYNAPLLIIVLGSNAGFTTDYDCAMCAQNMMLAAHSMGIGSCWVGTACFIQDNEEFMSELGIPYDYRVIAPIVFGYEGKVRERPPRQEPEVVWIH from the coding sequence ATGGTGGGGGAAGAGAACGAGGTCATACGGAACATAAAAACAAGAAGGAGTGTCCGTGACTATACTGATAAGCAGGTGAGCGAGGAATCCATAAATACGATCATAGATGCGGGAATACACGCTCCCACAGGTTTTGGGTCGGAACCCTGGTTCTTTGTGGTGATCCAGAACAGGGAAATGATGCAAAGGATGTCCGATTACTGCAAACCGAAATTGCTTTCGCAACTTGAGGATGTGCCAAGCGACAATGTTACTGAGTTTAAAAAGATGCTTAAAAAGGAAGAGTTTGATATCTTCTACAATGCTCCTCTGCTGATCATCGTACTTGGTAGCAATGCAGGTTTTACAACGGACTACGATTGTGCAATGTGTGCCCAGAACATGATGCTTGCAGCTCATTCCATGGGAATTGGCAGCTGCTGGGTGGGTACCGCATGCTTCATCCAGGACAATGAGGAGTTCATGAGCGAACTCGGGATTCCATACGATTACCGGGTCATAGCACCCATAGTATTCGGATACGAAGGTAAGGTCCGGGAAAGACCACCCAGGCAGGAGCCGGAAGTGGTCTGGATACACTGA
- a CDS encoding nitrogenase component 1 gives MTERNYSTVNPCIMCQPIGSVMAFKGIEDSMVLLHGSQGCSTYMRLHLAHHFREPVDIGSSSLSEKGAVYGGSENLKKGLKNLILRYRPKVIGVSTTCLAETIGDDIGRIIAEFKEEEPELSENLIIIPVPTPSYEDSHNSGYIKAVEAIVKQFTTHESESDIFNNKLNVVLSENISPEDTRELKNILSNTIGSNSFIFLPDISETFDAPMTGELQKIFPGGTTHSDIADMKNSAATIGLGITNDNRAVGYLEQTFDIPSQNLPLPIGLEYTDRLLAALSKIAGTDVPEEYQKERGRLIDAMVDAHKYLYGTKVAIYGDPNNVLGMLSLALENGMHPILVVASSKSPRFAEYAMERVKQVKPDCDVTILEDVDFDTFNDAVRKAKPEMLIGNSNGKYIAKEMGIPLVRIGFPIHDRVGAQRMLDVGYRGAMEMLDRITNTILEVQEDKLAVKWSEPESYVPLGEDSFHSAEA, from the coding sequence ATGACAGAGAGAAACTATTCCACGGTCAACCCCTGTATTATGTGCCAGCCAATCGGCAGTGTAATGGCATTTAAGGGGATAGAGGATTCCATGGTACTGCTCCATGGCTCACAGGGATGCAGTACATATATGAGACTCCACCTTGCACACCATTTCAGGGAACCTGTGGACATCGGATCCAGTTCCCTTAGTGAAAAGGGTGCTGTGTATGGCGGAAGCGAGAATCTCAAGAAAGGTCTCAAGAACCTTATATTACGTTACAGGCCAAAGGTGATCGGTGTTTCAACAACCTGTCTTGCCGAAACTATCGGCGACGATATAGGACGTATAATTGCCGAGTTCAAAGAGGAAGAGCCTGAACTTTCAGAAAACCTGATCATAATTCCTGTGCCAACCCCAAGCTATGAGGACAGCCATAACAGCGGCTACATCAAGGCAGTGGAAGCTATAGTGAAACAGTTCACAACCCATGAATCAGAAAGCGATATCTTCAACAACAAGCTCAATGTGGTGCTCTCAGAGAACATATCTCCGGAGGACACACGTGAACTCAAGAACATACTTTCCAACACCATAGGATCAAATTCATTCATATTCCTGCCGGATATCTCTGAAACCTTTGACGCACCTATGACAGGGGAACTCCAGAAGATATTCCCCGGAGGTACTACCCACTCCGATATAGCAGACATGAAGAACAGTGCTGCAACGATCGGCTTGGGAATAACTAACGATAACAGAGCAGTCGGTTACCTGGAACAGACCTTTGATATTCCTTCCCAGAATCTGCCACTACCAATAGGACTGGAGTACACTGACAGGTTACTGGCTGCACTGTCCAAAATAGCAGGAACGGATGTTCCAGAAGAGTACCAGAAGGAGAGAGGACGCCTCATAGATGCCATGGTGGACGCACACAAATATCTCTACGGAACAAAGGTCGCCATCTACGGAGATCCTAACAATGTCCTGGGCATGTTGTCCCTTGCTCTTGAAAATGGCATGCATCCAATTCTGGTTGTGGCTTCCAGCAAGTCACCCAGATTCGCAGAATATGCAATGGAAAGGGTCAAGCAGGTCAAGCCTGACTGTGATGTGACCATCCTCGAGGATGTGGACTTTGACACGTTCAATGATGCGGTAAGAAAGGCGAAGCCTGAAATGCTTATCGGCAATTCGAACGGTAAGTACATCGCAAAGGAGATGGGAATACCTCTTGTGAGAATCGGTTTCCCGATCCATGACAGAGTCGGTGCCCAGCGTATGCTCGATGTCGGATATCGCGGAGCGATGGAGATGCTGGACAGGATTACAAACACGATTCTGGAAGTACAAGAGGATAAGCTCGCTGTAAAATGGTCCGAACCGGAAAGCTACGTTCCGCTCGGCGAGGATTCGTTTCACTCCGCAGAAGCGTGA
- the nifE gene encoding nitrogenase iron-molybdenum cofactor biosynthesis protein NifE: protein MPDITSVINTLDERQPYIALKQAKKGGELACDNTSIAGSMSQRACVYSGARVALNPVTDAIHLVHGPIGCASYTWDIRGSLSSDKETFRTSFSTDMKELDVVFGGEKKLSKCIDELVELYNPPVIFVYSTCIVGIIGDDLQAVCKESTERVGIPVIPVQSEGFKGTKSDGYKAACNALKELIGTREPEIKSEYRINILGDYNVAGDVWLVKPLFEKMGIQVITSMTGDATVDSISKSHGAQLNLVQCSGSMTFLAKWMKQEFGTPFRKVSYFGIDDLAIALRTVAEFFGSEEMMKIAEEIIENETRRIMPEIKAIRSRLEGKTAAIYMGGAAKALTLIKGFHELGMEVVIIGTQTGKRDDYKQISYQVKDGTVIVDDANPLELADLIRKQKADLMVAGVKERFLAYKLGVAFCDFNHDRVIEFEGYDGFLNFARELDASINSPVWKAYGSKLRPANDGDTPSESSDLKAENGTKLKSSIKETNKMQDLNTATLHQESIA, encoded by the coding sequence ATGCCAGACATTACAAGCGTGATAAACACGCTGGATGAAAGACAACCATACATCGCCCTGAAGCAGGCTAAAAAAGGAGGAGAACTTGCATGTGATAACACATCTATTGCAGGTTCCATGAGCCAGAGAGCCTGTGTGTATTCAGGAGCACGTGTGGCCCTAAATCCCGTCACCGATGCTATACACCTCGTACACGGCCCCATAGGATGTGCAAGTTACACCTGGGACATAAGAGGCAGCCTGTCAAGTGACAAGGAAACGTTCCGTACCAGTTTCTCAACTGATATGAAGGAATTAGATGTAGTATTCGGTGGTGAGAAAAAACTCTCGAAGTGTATTGACGAGCTGGTCGAGTTATACAACCCTCCGGTCATCTTTGTCTATTCAACCTGTATTGTCGGTATAATCGGCGATGATCTCCAGGCCGTTTGTAAGGAATCAACTGAGAGGGTAGGAATACCTGTGATCCCTGTGCAGTCAGAAGGGTTCAAGGGAACCAAGTCCGATGGATACAAGGCAGCATGTAATGCGCTAAAGGAACTTATCGGAACAAGGGAGCCCGAGATAAAATCCGAGTACAGGATCAATATACTTGGTGACTACAACGTGGCAGGAGATGTCTGGCTGGTAAAACCCCTCTTTGAGAAGATGGGAATACAGGTGATCACTTCGATGACAGGGGATGCAACCGTAGACAGCATCTCAAAGTCACACGGAGCACAACTGAACCTTGTACAGTGTTCAGGCTCTATGACATTCCTTGCTAAGTGGATGAAGCAGGAATTCGGAACTCCTTTCCGCAAGGTAAGTTACTTCGGCATAGATGATCTTGCTATCGCACTGCGGACCGTAGCCGAGTTCTTCGGTTCCGAGGAGATGATGAAGATCGCCGAAGAGATAATAGAAAATGAAACCAGGAGAATAATGCCCGAGATCAAGGCTATCAGAAGCAGGCTTGAAGGAAAGACTGCAGCGATCTATATGGGCGGTGCTGCAAAGGCACTTACACTTATCAAGGGCTTCCATGAACTTGGAATGGAAGTCGTAATAATCGGAACACAAACCGGAAAGCGGGACGACTACAAACAGATCAGCTACCAGGTCAAGGACGGTACGGTCATTGTGGATGATGCGAACCCGCTGGAGCTTGCTGACCTTATAAGGAAGCAGAAGGCAGACCTGATGGTAGCGGGTGTCAAGGAGAGATTCCTTGCCTACAAGCTCGGTGTGGCTTTCTGTGACTTTAACCATGACAGGGTCATTGAGTTCGAAGGCTATGATGGTTTCCTCAATTTTGCACGGGAACTTGACGCTTCCATAAACAGTCCTGTCTGGAAGGCATACGGAAGCAAGTTAAGACCGGCAAATGACGGAGATACGCCTTCGGAGAGTTCTGACCTTAAGGCAGAAAACGGGACAAAACTGAAAAGTTCAATAAAGGAGACTAACAAGATGCAGGATCTTAATACCGCTACACTGCACCAGGAGTCGATAGCATGA